In Uranotaenia lowii strain MFRU-FL chromosome 2, ASM2978415v1, whole genome shotgun sequence, one genomic interval encodes:
- the LOC129747896 gene encoding exostosin-1-like isoform X3 yields the protein MQAKKRYILVIICCAFLALCYFGGYRLKWLQKLFAISVRKNPSKLPSYHQLHYQFTDNVAEHPQKKGDDLFAHPPFESKYLGDSLPTPLRTCRMESCFDFSRCSDQNFLVYVYPPEPLNSLGAPPPISPNYQKIITAIQESRYYTTDPEKACLFVLGIDTLDRDSLSEDYVRNVPSRLQRLPHWNNGRNHIIFNLYSGTWPDYNENGLGFDPGQAILAKASMSVQLLRPNFDVSIPLFHKQFPLRGGNTGFVASNNFPANKKYLLAFKGKR from the coding sequence atgcagGCTAAAAAGCGATATATACTGGTGATCATTTGCTGTGCGTTCCTGGCTCTATGCTATTTCGGAGGCTACCGGCTCAAATGGTTGCAAAAATTGTTTGCTATCAGCGTCCGGAAAAATCCCTCCAAACTACCGTCATATCATCAGCTGCACTACCAGTTTACAGACAATGTAGCAGAGCATCCACAGAAGAAGGGTGACGACCTCTTTGCCCACCCACCTTTCGAGTCCAAATACCTGGGCGACTCGCTTCCAACTCCACTCAGAACCTGTCGCATGGAGAGTTGCTTCGACTTCTCCCGCTGCTCCGACCAAAACTTCCTAGTCTACGTCTATCCACCGGAACCTCTCAATTCCCTCGGAGCTCCCCCTCCAATCTCCCCCAACTATCAGAAAATCATTACCGCCATCCAAGAATCCCGGTACTACACCACAGACCCGGAGAAAGCCTGTCTTTTTGTCCTAGGAATCGACACCCTGGACAGAGACTCTCTGAGCGAAGACTACGTCAGAAACGTGCCCTCCCGGCTACAACGGCTGCCCCATTGGAACAACGGCCGGAACCATATCATATTCAATCTCTATTCCGGCACCTGGCCCGATTACAACGAAAACGGCCTGGGCTTCGACCCCGGTCAGGCTATTCTGGCCAAGGCCAGTATGAGCGTGCAGTTGCTGAGGCCGAACTTCGACGTCAGTATACCGCTGTTTCATAAGCAGTTTCCGCTGCGCGGTGGCAATACTGGTTTCGTGGCCAGTAACAACTTTCCGGCCAACAAGAAGTACCTGCTGGCGTTCAAAGGGAAAAG